A genomic region of Rubrivirga sp. SAORIC476 contains the following coding sequences:
- a CDS encoding DUF5916 domain-containing protein, which produces MLLATGLAALLTLVPPTLRAGTADRVVVDGELNEAAWTTAEVATDFVQFEPTEGAPATQTTEVRILRGADALYVGAVMRDSDPEGIRTTLSRRDNPDGDFFLVALDAYGDGRSAYEFAVTAANVQFDALATRQNEDESWDAIWGSATRVTEEGWVAEIEIPYSQLRFTGTEPVWGVNFVRQIQRLNEKVFWSPLTRERESAFLEDLGRLEGVAGLQPKRVVQALPYSLARARRFEADTPGVPTAAYGSEAGLDLKLGLTSNVILDVTVNPDFGQVEADPAELNLSTFETFFSERRPFFLEGTQIFDLDYASGDGALLYTRRIGGSSPIIGAAKLTGRTDGGLSFGVLGATTGDDFDPSRLYAAARLKQELPNQSAVGLGATAYSSWMESASPRSASVGADWAFRLGDTLDWLFEGTTSATARATDGADPDLGYAVYLGLDKVQGYFKPGFGLRVYSEAFRLNDVGRFRQTDLISLRGGTQLLLNRGQPVGPFRRLSVFGFGTQEFRYTDGANRGFQGTARLGADFFGFQSAGLQANVFGLGGVDVRETRGLDPVVNVPGAALSVDVTTDQRRRFQLGLGLRGQVYEDGGRSFSPGAAIDWTVSDRLTLALEGQIAAATGERAWVLNEGFVETADGLAVGPTSGLPSDLDPETLVLLPLSSTEAGTLFDGVARVNGGFYRPVFASRDTRSASLTTRANLLFSADLSVQLYGQLFSARGQYEDFRLLASTDDLRPFDAYPRRRDFSFSDFNTNAVLRWEYRPGSSLYVVWSQARGTSAFEDLLFADGMSASPFDTSTSQQFADTFGVFPENVFLVKLSYLVMR; this is translated from the coding sequence ATGCTCCTCGCCACCGGTCTCGCCGCCCTCCTCACGCTCGTTCCGCCCACTTTGCGAGCGGGCACCGCCGACCGCGTCGTCGTGGACGGGGAGTTGAACGAGGCGGCCTGGACGACGGCCGAGGTCGCGACCGACTTCGTCCAGTTCGAGCCCACCGAGGGCGCCCCAGCCACCCAGACGACCGAGGTGCGCATCCTCCGTGGCGCCGACGCCCTGTACGTGGGCGCGGTGATGCGGGACAGCGACCCGGAGGGCATCCGGACGACCCTCAGCCGCCGCGACAACCCCGACGGGGACTTCTTCCTGGTCGCCCTCGACGCCTACGGTGACGGTCGGTCGGCCTACGAGTTCGCGGTCACGGCCGCCAACGTCCAGTTCGATGCGCTGGCGACACGGCAGAACGAGGACGAGTCGTGGGATGCCATCTGGGGGTCGGCGACGCGCGTCACCGAGGAGGGCTGGGTCGCGGAGATCGAAATCCCGTACTCGCAGCTGCGGTTCACCGGCACCGAGCCGGTGTGGGGCGTCAACTTCGTCCGCCAGATCCAACGGCTCAACGAGAAGGTCTTCTGGTCGCCGCTGACGCGGGAACGCGAGAGCGCCTTCCTCGAAGACCTCGGCCGCCTGGAGGGCGTCGCCGGGCTCCAGCCGAAGCGCGTCGTGCAGGCGCTGCCCTACTCGCTGGCCCGCGCAAGGCGGTTCGAAGCCGACACACCAGGCGTGCCGACCGCCGCCTACGGAAGCGAGGCCGGGCTCGACCTCAAGCTGGGCCTCACCTCCAACGTCATCCTCGACGTTACGGTCAACCCGGACTTTGGACAGGTCGAGGCGGACCCGGCCGAGCTCAACCTGTCGACCTTCGAGACCTTCTTCTCCGAGCGGCGGCCGTTCTTCCTGGAGGGCACCCAGATCTTCGACCTCGACTACGCCTCCGGCGATGGCGCGCTGCTTTACACGCGCCGCATCGGCGGGTCGAGCCCGATCATCGGGGCGGCCAAGCTGACCGGCCGCACCGACGGGGGCCTCTCCTTCGGCGTCCTCGGTGCCACCACGGGCGACGACTTCGACCCGAGCCGCCTCTACGCGGCTGCCCGACTCAAGCAGGAGTTGCCCAACCAGAGCGCGGTCGGCCTGGGCGCGACGGCCTACTCGTCGTGGATGGAGAGCGCGTCGCCCCGGAGCGCCTCGGTCGGAGCCGACTGGGCCTTCCGCCTCGGCGACACGCTCGACTGGCTGTTCGAGGGGACCACCAGCGCGACCGCCCGCGCGACCGATGGCGCAGACCCGGACCTCGGGTACGCGGTGTACCTCGGCCTGGACAAGGTCCAGGGCTACTTCAAGCCCGGCTTCGGCCTCCGGGTGTACTCAGAGGCGTTCCGCCTGAACGACGTGGGGCGGTTTCGGCAGACGGACCTGATCTCGCTCCGGGGGGGCACGCAACTGCTGCTCAACCGCGGGCAGCCGGTCGGGCCGTTCCGGCGCCTCAGCGTGTTCGGGTTTGGGACCCAGGAGTTCCGCTACACCGACGGCGCCAACCGGGGCTTCCAGGGCACGGCACGGCTCGGGGCGGACTTCTTCGGCTTCCAGAGCGCGGGATTACAGGCCAACGTGTTCGGCCTCGGCGGCGTCGACGTGCGCGAGACGCGTGGCCTCGACCCGGTCGTCAACGTGCCTGGCGCGGCCCTCTCGGTCGACGTCACGACGGACCAGCGGCGGCGATTCCAGCTCGGCCTCGGCCTCCGAGGACAGGTTTACGAGGACGGCGGGCGGAGCTTCTCGCCCGGTGCCGCGATCGACTGGACCGTCAGCGACCGGCTGACGCTGGCGCTCGAAGGGCAGATCGCCGCGGCGACTGGCGAACGGGCCTGGGTGCTCAACGAGGGCTTCGTCGAGACGGCTGACGGGCTGGCCGTGGGCCCCACATCGGGCCTGCCATCTGACCTGGACCCGGAGACGCTCGTCCTCCTCCCTCTCTCGTCCACCGAGGCAGGCACCCTCTTCGATGGCGTGGCACGCGTCAACGGCGGGTTCTACCGACCGGTGTTCGCCTCCCGCGACACGCGGTCGGCCAGCCTCACCACCCGCGCCAACCTCCTCTTCAGCGCCGACCTCTCCGTCCAGCTGTACGGGCAACTGTTCTCGGCGCGCGGCCAGTACGAAGACTTCCGCCTGCTCGCCTCCACCGACGACCTCCGTCCGTTCGACGCGTACCCGCGCCGCCGCGACTTCTCGTTCTCGGACTTCAACACGAACGCGGTCCTGCGCTGGGAGTACCGGCCGGGGTCCTCGCTGTACGTCGTCTGGTCGCAGGCGCGCGGTACGTCGGCGTTCGAGGATCTGCTGTTCGCCGACGGGATGAGCGCCTCGCCGTTCGACACCTCCACCTCCCAGCAGTTCGCCGACACCTTCGGCGTGTTCCCGGAGAACGTCTTCCTCGTGAAGCTGAGCTACCTGGTGATGCGGTAG
- a CDS encoding YigZ family protein: protein MTDTFRTLAAPARAEPPKTKGSRFLAEVVPAADAEAALEHLATVRAREYSATHHCWAYRLGPDAPAPRSSDDGEPSGSAGAPILREIEGRDLYHVAVVVTRYYGGTKLGVGGLARAYGEAAGVALDSARLRTVTLRVPVTLAFAFDDTSPAMRLLDQFDAEVADQRYSPSGTELELAVRRSEADALRAAFVEATSGRGEILD, encoded by the coding sequence ATGACCGACACGTTCCGAACGCTGGCCGCCCCGGCCCGTGCAGAGCCTCCTAAAACGAAGGGCTCCCGCTTCCTGGCCGAGGTCGTCCCCGCCGCCGATGCGGAGGCCGCCCTGGAGCACCTCGCGACGGTACGTGCCCGCGAGTACTCCGCGACGCACCACTGCTGGGCCTATCGTCTCGGCCCTGACGCGCCCGCGCCGCGCAGCAGTGACGACGGCGAGCCGAGCGGGTCCGCAGGGGCGCCGATCCTCCGCGAGATCGAAGGGCGGGATCTGTACCACGTCGCCGTGGTCGTGACACGGTACTACGGCGGCACGAAGCTGGGCGTCGGCGGGCTGGCACGGGCCTACGGGGAGGCCGCGGGCGTCGCACTCGACAGCGCCCGACTGCGGACCGTGACGCTCCGCGTGCCCGTGACGCTCGCCTTCGCCTTCGACGACACCTCGCCCGCGATGCGCCTCCTCGACCAGTTCGACGCCGAGGTGGCCGATCAGCGCTACTCGCCCTCAGGTACGGAGCTCGAACTCGCAGTCCGCCGGTCCGAAGCGGACGCGTTGCGAGCCGCGTTCGTCGAAGCGACCTCCGGGCGAGGCGAGATCCTCGACTGA